The genomic segment AGCCCGTCGACCAATTGGTTTTCCCAAGTGTGGCTTCCCTGAGCAATGGGTTTATTTTCTGGGTCAATCAAAACAGCTTTTATTCGTGTCGAACCGAATTCTATACCAAGAATGGCTTTACCGGCTTCAATTGTTGATTTTGGATCTGATTTCATGTGATTTAAGTAATTATAAAGGTAAAGGAGAGGTTAATTATAAATCACGAATAACTAATTACGCATACCGTAAAAGTAATCCGTAATTAGTAATTCGCAGTTATTCTTAGCAAAGCGCTTTGTTCAGCATATAATATACCTCATTCATGCGCAGTTCCTTTTTGAACTCGCTGATGGTGGTATTTTCATCGATAACAATCATTTCGATGCCGGCCATTTCCGCAAAGTCTCCCCAGTCTTCTACTGTAAGGTCGTAGGAGAAGCTGGTGTGGTGTGTACCACCTGCCAAAATCCATGCGGCTGCACCTACTTCGAGGTTAGGCATCGGAATCCATAATGCACTTGCAACAGGAAGTTTCGGAAGGGGTTTGCTCTTGATGCATTCCACTTTGTTTACGATGAGGCGGAAGCGGTTGCCCAAGTCTACGATAGTTGCGGCTACGCCTTTGCCTTGTTTGCTGGTGAATACGAGGCGTGCTGTTTCGCTGTCGATACCAATGCTCAAACGGTGTACTTCCAGTTTGGGCTTCTGTTCAGCTATCAACGGACAGACTTCCAGCATGTGAGCTTGCAGAATGGCGCTCTTTTCACCGTCGAAGTTCAGCGTGTAATCTTCAAGGAAAGAACATCCGTTGGGCATGCCCTGGCTCATGAACCAAGTAGTGCGGTAGAGTGCGGCAGTTTTCCAGTCGCCTTCTGCTCCGAAGCCATAGCCTTCTGCCATCAGTCGCTGAGATGCCAGACCGGGGATTTGGTCAAAGTCGCCCAAGTCGTTGAAGTTGGTGGTGAAGCCTTTAGCGCCAGTGTCTTTCAGCACGCGACGGATAGCAATTTCTGCTTTTGCAGAGTTCCATACTTTGGTATAGGCCTCTGTTCCCTCTTTTTCGAGTGCGGCATCATGGTCGTAGAGTTTGAAGTATTCGGCTACGAGAGCTTTCACATCAGCATCGTCAACTGCGTTATAGTAAGTCATGACGTCGTTGATGGGGTAGTAGTCCACATGGTAGCCCAATACTTGTTCGGCGCTGACCTTGTCACCGTCTGTTACGGCTACGTTGTTCATCTGGTCGCCGAAACGGATGATGAGCATATCTTGTGCGTCGGCCCATGCGGCAGCTACACGCATCCATGAAGCAATCTGCTTTTGTGCTTTTTCATCTTGCCAGTGTCCTACAACTACTTTGCGGTTCTTGCGCATGCGGGTAACGATGTGTCCGAACTCGCGATCGCCATGAGCGGACTGGTTCAGGTTCATGAAGTCCATGTCCATTGTGTCCCAGGGAATCTCTTTGTTGAATTGTGTGTGGAAATGCAGCAACGGCTTTTTCAGTTCTTGCAGGCCATGAATCCACATTTTGGCAGGAGAGAAAGTGTGCATCCAAGTGATGACACCGATACATTTTTCATCGTTGTTGGCAGCTTTGAAGGCGGCGGTTACTTCTTTGGAAGAGTTGACAGTGCCTTTATATACAACTTTTACAGGCAGACGGCCGGAGTCATTCAGACCCTTTACCATTTCGTTGCTGTGTGCGTCTACTGCGACAACTGCGTCACCTCCGTACAGAAGCTGTGCTCCTGTTACGAACCATACTTCATATTGATCAAATGCATTCATACTGTTCTTCGTTTTAATTGTTTATATTTTATAATCTTATACTTTATGCTTGATTTTACTTCTGCCCATAATAAGCATTCGGACCATGTTTACGGCTGAAATGCTTTTCTATAAGCAGCGGGTTCATCGTCAGTTGCGGATTAACCGCATAGGCTATTGAAGCCATTTTGGCTACCTGCTCCATTACTACGGCATTGTGCACTGCATCGTGTGCATCTTTTCCCCAAGAGAAAGGACCATGATTCTTAACCAATACTCCGGGCGTATGAACCGGGTTCAATCCTTCAAAACGCTTCACGATGACATTGCCTGTCTCCAGCTCATAAGCTCCTTTTACCTCTTCTTCTGTCATATCGGTAGTGCAGGGAATGGCATCATGGAAATAGTCGGCATGGGTAGTTCCTATATTGGGGATGTCACAACCGGCTTGCGCCCATGCAGTGGCATACGTGGAGTGTGTATGAACCACACCGCCGATTTCCGGAAATGCTTTGTAAAGCACTAAGTGGGTAGGAGTGTCGGAAGAGGGCTTCAAATTGCCTTCTACAACATTGCCGTCAAGGTCGACCACAACCATGTCTTCCGCTTTCATATCATCATAGCTAACTCCACTGGGCTTGATAACAACCAATCCCGTTGCCCGGTCAATGGCCGATACATTTCCCCATGTGAAGATGACGAGTCCATGCTTCACCAAATCAAGGTTGGCACGAAATACCTTTTCTTTCAGTTCTTCTAACATAATGTTTAATGGATTAATGTGCTAATATGGGCACATCAGCATGTTATTAAATTTTAAATTTAGGTGCTTTGCGATACGCCTTTTCATTGAATTTGTAGAGGGCGGCACCGCGTTTGGAACTTGTTTTATCGATTTTATCCGTTTTTTCTATGTAATCCATTTCGGCTATCCTTTTGCGGAAGTTCCGTTTGTCGATGTTTTCACCGTAAATGGCCTCGTATAGGCTCTGCAGTTGTGAGAGCGTAAACAGCTGGGGTAACAGGTTAAAACCGATAGGCTCAGTAGTCGTTTTTTGCTGCATCAATGCACGCGCTTTCTCCACCATTGCAGAATGGTCGAAGACTAGTGGGGGCAACTCATTGATATTTACCCAAAAAGCATTGTGCTGCTGTACCAGATCCCTGTCGTATTCATTGATGTTGACCAACGCATAGTAGGCAATGGAGATAACCCGTTCGCCCGGATCGCGGTCGATAGCTCCGAAAGAGCCGACCTGTTCCATATACACGTTGTCCAGTCCGGTCAGTTCTGCGAGAACCCTCTTGGCTGCATCGTCTACGCTTTCGCTTTCTTGAACAAATCCGCCCATTAGCGACCAGTTGCCCATTGCAGGCTCGAAGTTTCTTTTCAGCAACAACAGATTTAATTCACCTTCATTAAAGCCGAAAATGATGCAGTCGATACCTACATAGAATTTGGGATTGGAACTGTAGTAACTACTCATGTCTTTTGTTTTTATAATTGGAGGATTTTAGTTTGATGTACATGAAAAAAGTTTTTCATACGTATCAAAAATATTTTTCATGTACATCAAAAAAGTTTTTCACTATGCCCGGATTCTTACCAGAAATACCAGTAGAAAGCTGCGGTAATAGCCAGGATAATTACCGTATGGATAATATCCCAGTGGTTCCAGCTGGCACGTGTGGCAGCTTTTTGCTCAGGCGTAGATGTGCCGAATACCAAACCTTGTATCTTTTCGGCACTTGGGGCTTCGGTCATCAGGCTGACTACTATTACTACTACAATACAGAATAGGAACATCCAGCCGCAGAAGAATAACCAGTTCAGATCATAGAACAGATATTTAAACATTGAGCTGTCTGTAACCGCTGCATTGCTATAATATACTTTTGCGCCCAGACGGGTGAGACCGATGATCATACCGGCAATCAATCCCCACATACCACCTTTGGCGGAAGTGCGTTTCCAACAGATTCCCAATAGGAATGCAGCTGCGATACCGGGAGCCAATACAGATTGGACATCTTGCAGGTAAGTATAAAGAACATCACCCACACTACGCATGATAGGAATCCACAGGATACCCAGAATTACAATAACCACTGTTGCAATCTGTCCGATACCTACCAGTTTCTTTTCCGGAGTTTCCGGTTTGAAACGTTTGTAGAAGTCGATTGTGAAAAGCATGGCTGAAGAGTTGAACAGAGAAGCCAGTGAACTCATCAATGCAGCAAGAATACCGCAAACAACAAGGCCTTTTACTCCGGCAGGAAGAAGTTTGGCTACCAGTGTAGGGAAGGCGGCATCTGCGTTGGCAGTACCGTTGGCAAGCAGGGGAAGGAAACCTTCGCCACCGGCTCCGATATATTTCTGATGCAGGGCGAAAGCAATCATGCCCGGAATCAAGAACAGGAATACAGGCAACAGTTTCAGGTATGCACCGAAAATTGTACCGCGACGGGCTTCTTTTTCGTTTTTACCGGAAAGTACGCGTTGCACAATGAATTGGTCGGTACACCAGTACCAGAAACCGATAATGGCCGAACCAACCAGTGCACCCAGCCATGGGAAATTGGGATCATTGTTATTGCGGATAAGTTGGGTCATGGTGTCTCCATACTCATTGACTGTAACTGCACCGCATATGCTCATCATTTCATCCCAACCGCCCAATTCTTTAAAACCGAGGACAAGGATGATAAGCGAACCCAAAAGAAGGATAGGGGTTTGCAGTACCGAGGTATAAAGTACGGATTTCATTCCGCCGAATATTGTGTAAAGTGCTGTCAATACAACTAAACCGATTGCTGCAATCCAAAAGAAGTCTATTCCCCACAGTTCTTTGATACCGAACACCTGCTGGAATACAAGTCCACCGGCATATACGGTTACAGCTACTTTGGTCAGCACGTAGCTGATTAATGAAATGACAGAGAGAATAGTACGCGACTGCGGATTGTAACGGCGTTCCAGAAATTCGGGCATTGTGTATACCATGCTTCGTGAATAGAACGGCACGAATACCCATCCGAGAATCAAGATCATCCAACCTTGTATTTCCCAATGCGCCATTGCCATACCACTGGATGCACCGGCGCCGGCCAGTCCGATTAAGTGTTCCGAACCGATGTTGGATGCAAATATGGATGCACCTATGGCGAGCCATGTGGCATCACGTCCACCTAAAAAATAATCAGCCGAATCATTCTGCTTTTGTTTGACTACCCAAACAATAATACCTATCAGAGCCAGGAAGAAAATTCCAATGACTACCCAATCTAATGTTCCCACGATAATAATGATTTAAAAGTTATTATTTATTTTTCTACTGAGAATTTGAAAATACATTCGCTGTTGTAAGTCTGTCCCGGTTCCAGAATAACAGAAGGCCATTGTGGCTTATTGGGGCTGTCTGGATAATGTTGAGTTTCCAGACATACGGAAGCGCGTTGGTTGTAGACGATCCCTTTCTTTCCTTTTACAGTTCCGTCCAGGAAATTACCTGTATATACTTGGATACCCGGTTCGTCAGTGTATACTTCTAAGCTGATACCGCTTTCGGGAGAGGTGAGTTTGGCGGCAAGTTGTTTGACATCGCCATTGGTGTTCAATACCCAGTTATGGTCGTACCCGTTACCATATTTCAATTGTATGAAATCAAAGTTGGTAATGTCCCGGCCTACGGCTTTGGGGGTAGTAAAATCCATGGGAGTATCTTTTACCGGTACAATTTCTCCAGTAGTCATATAAGTCCGGTCTACGGGAGTGTAATTATCGGCATTGACATATAATATGTGGTCTGTGGCTGCTTTAGACGGATTGCCGGATAGGTTGAAGTAGGAATGGTTGGTCATGTTGATAACCGTTTTCTTATCGGTAGTTGCGCTATATTTGATATCTATGGCGTTGTCGTCCGTCAGCTTGAAAAGGACTTTGGCAGTTAAGTTGCCCGGAAAGTTTGCGTCTCCGTCCGGAGAGAAGCGAGTCAACTCCAAAGTGGTTTCATCAATGGGGTTGGCTTCATACACCTGATATTGCCATCCTTTAGGACCGCCATGCAGGCAATGCCCGAAATTATTCTTCGGCAATTGGATCGTATCGCCGTCCAATACC from the Bacteroides eggerthii genome contains:
- the araA gene encoding L-arabinose isomerase, translating into MNAFDQYEVWFVTGAQLLYGGDAVVAVDAHSNEMVKGLNDSGRLPVKVVYKGTVNSSKEVTAAFKAANNDEKCIGVITWMHTFSPAKMWIHGLQELKKPLLHFHTQFNKEIPWDTMDMDFMNLNQSAHGDREFGHIVTRMRKNRKVVVGHWQDEKAQKQIASWMRVAAAWADAQDMLIIRFGDQMNNVAVTDGDKVSAEQVLGYHVDYYPINDVMTYYNAVDDADVKALVAEYFKLYDHDAALEKEGTEAYTKVWNSAKAEIAIRRVLKDTGAKGFTTNFNDLGDFDQIPGLASQRLMAEGYGFGAEGDWKTAALYRTTWFMSQGMPNGCSFLEDYTLNFDGEKSAILQAHMLEVCPLIAEQKPKLEVHRLSIGIDSETARLVFTSKQGKGVAATIVDLGNRFRLIVNKVECIKSKPLPKLPVASALWIPMPNLEVGAAAWILAGGTHHTSFSYDLTVEDWGDFAEMAGIEMIVIDENTTISEFKKELRMNEVYYMLNKALC
- a CDS encoding L-ribulose-5-phosphate 4-epimerase; this encodes MLEELKEKVFRANLDLVKHGLVIFTWGNVSAIDRATGLVVIKPSGVSYDDMKAEDMVVVDLDGNVVEGNLKPSSDTPTHLVLYKAFPEIGGVVHTHSTYATAWAQAGCDIPNIGTTHADYFHDAIPCTTDMTEEEVKGAYELETGNVIVKRFEGLNPVHTPGVLVKNHGPFSWGKDAHDAVHNAVVMEQVAKMASIAYAVNPQLTMNPLLIEKHFSRKHGPNAYYGQK
- a CDS encoding NUDIX hydrolase, which translates into the protein MSSYYSSNPKFYVGIDCIIFGFNEGELNLLLLKRNFEPAMGNWSLMGGFVQESESVDDAAKRVLAELTGLDNVYMEQVGSFGAIDRDPGERVISIAYYALVNINEYDRDLVQQHNAFWVNINELPPLVFDHSAMVEKARALMQQKTTTEPIGFNLLPQLFTLSQLQSLYEAIYGENIDKRNFRKRIAEMDYIEKTDKIDKTSSKRGAALYKFNEKAYRKAPKFKI
- a CDS encoding sodium:solute symporter encodes the protein MGTLDWVVIGIFFLALIGIIVWVVKQKQNDSADYFLGGRDATWLAIGASIFASNIGSEHLIGLAGAGASSGMAMAHWEIQGWMILILGWVFVPFYSRSMVYTMPEFLERRYNPQSRTILSVISLISYVLTKVAVTVYAGGLVFQQVFGIKELWGIDFFWIAAIGLVVLTALYTIFGGMKSVLYTSVLQTPILLLGSLIILVLGFKELGGWDEMMSICGAVTVNEYGDTMTQLIRNNNDPNFPWLGALVGSAIIGFWYWCTDQFIVQRVLSGKNEKEARRGTIFGAYLKLLPVFLFLIPGMIAFALHQKYIGAGGEGFLPLLANGTANADAAFPTLVAKLLPAGVKGLVVCGILAALMSSLASLFNSSAMLFTIDFYKRFKPETPEKKLVGIGQIATVVIVILGILWIPIMRSVGDVLYTYLQDVQSVLAPGIAAAFLLGICWKRTSAKGGMWGLIAGMIIGLTRLGAKVYYSNAAVTDSSMFKYLFYDLNWLFFCGWMFLFCIVVVIVVSLMTEAPSAEKIQGLVFGTSTPEQKAATRASWNHWDIIHTVIILAITAAFYWYFW
- a CDS encoding aldose epimerase family protein, with translation MKNHILIAGIATLMLASCAQKSQTELTLSGLNPTKFQTVVNDAQTGLYTLKNKAGMEVCITNFGGRIVSIMVPDKNGEMKDVVLGFDSIADYINVPSDFGASIGRYANRINQGKMVLDGDTIQLPKNNFGHCLHGGPKGWQYQVYEANPIDETTLELTRFSPDGDANFPGNLTAKVLFKLTDDNAIDIKYSATTDKKTVINMTNHSYFNLSGNPSKAATDHILYVNADNYTPVDRTYMTTGEIVPVKDTPMDFTTPKAVGRDITNFDFIQLKYGNGYDHNWVLNTNGDVKQLAAKLTSPESGISLEVYTDEPGIQVYTGNFLDGTVKGKKGIVYNQRASVCLETQHYPDSPNKPQWPSVILEPGQTYNSECIFKFSVEK